The genomic stretch TCCCAGTGCGCCCGCGTCCAGCCGGTGCGGGACGAGGTGACGCGGTCGGTGGGCGGGAGCCGGAGGAACGGCGGGACCATGGTGAACCTCCCAGAGGACGACGGGCGGGGGAGCGGTGCTGGACCGCGGAACGGCAAGGTGGCGGGGAAGGGATGGTGCGGGGGCGCGTTCGCGAGGACGCTTTCGCGTCCCGGGACGGACGGGGACGGACGGGGACGGTAAGCGGTGACTGCGGAGACAGCCCTGGAGGGGGCAGCCGGGGCCGGACCAGGCACTGGCAGGACGGCGAGCACGGCGACAGTGACGGCAGCAGGCCGGCAGGAAGGGTAAGCGCGTACTGCGCGCGGCGCGTGGAGACCGTCCCGCCGGCCCCAGCGGAGCCCGTCGAGCCCGTCCCCGCTCTCCCCGCCGTGCCCGTCGAACCCGCCGCCGCCCCTCGCCCGCCCCGCCGGGGTCAGCTCCTCCCGGCGGCCCTGCGCGGCGGCGCCACCGAGTCGCGGACGACGATGTGCGTGCCGAGCCGGACCGCCCTGCCGACCGTCTCGCGCCAGTCGTCCTTGTCGTCCTGGCCGACCGCGATCCGGACGGCGGCTCGCCCCATCTCCTCCAGCGGCACGTGGACGGTGGTGAGCCGCGGCCGCATCTCGTGCGCCACGGGCACGTCGTCGTACCCGACCAGGGAGATGTCGCGCGGCACCCGCACGCCGGCCTCCTCCAGCGCCTGGGCGGCACCGGCGGCCACGATGTCGTTGGCGGCGAACACGGCGGTGAAGTCCAGGTCCGTGCCGAGCAGTTCGGCCATCCGGCGGTAGCCGAAGGCCCGGGCGAAGGCACCCGTCTGCTCCAGCCGCGGATCGTGCGGCACCCCCCGCAGCTCCAGCGCCCGCCGGTGCCCGGCCAGCCGGTCGCGGGTGGTGGACAGCCGGGGCGGCCCGCCCAGGTAGAGGATGCGGCGGTGCCCCTGGGTGATGAGGTGGTCGGTGATCGCGAACGCGCCACCCTCGTTGTCGTACTCGACGGACGCGGTCGGCACGTCGGCGCCCAGGCCCGGCCGTCCGCACAGCACCAGCCGGCTGCCGTCGGAGGCCAGGTCGTAGGCGCGCCGGGCCAGTTCGGCGTTGTAGTCGCGGTCCGGGACGCTGCCGCCGACCACCACCACGGCCTCGGCGCGTCGCTCGTGCAGCAGTTCCACGAAGGCCAGTTCGCGGCGCGGGTCGCCCTGTGCCGAGCACACCAGGCACAGCCGGCCGCCCTCGGTCGCCTCGCGTTCCATGCCGCGCGCGATGTAGGCGTAGAACGGGTCCACGAGATCGCCCACCACGATGCCGACCGTTCGGGTGGAGACCCCCGCCAGCGCCCGGGCCTGGGCGTTCACCACGTAGCCGAGCGAGCGGACGGCGTCCTCGACCCGCCGCCGGGTGGCCGCGGCCACCGGGTAGTTGCCGTTCATCACCCGGGAGACGGTCGCCGTGGAGACCTCGGCCACCCGCGCGACGTCGGCGACGGTGGCGCGGCGCGGAACAGCGGGGGCGCCCGGCGTGTTCGGAGTGCCCGGCGGGCTCGGAGTTCCCGACGCGCCCGGTGTCGTGTTCCGGCGCGGCGTGGTCTGGCGTGCCATGAGGCGGGAGGCCCTTCCCTGGTCGGATTGCGGTCGGCGCTGACCGGCATGCTGCCGGGGCAGCCTATGGCCCTCCGGCGCCGCCGCGGCGTGGATCACGCCGTGCGGTCCCAGTCGGGCCACAGCACCGGGTGGCGCAGCGGCTCACCGGCCGCGAACCGCTCCAACTCGTCCACGACCAGGGCCCCCAGCCGGGCGCTCTCGTTGCCGAGGGCACCGGCCAGGTGGGGGGTGAGCCACACGTTCGGCAGGTCCCAGAGCGGGTGGTCCGGGGGCAGCGGTTCCGGGTCGGTGACGTCCAGTACCGCGTCCAGCCGGCCGGAGACCAGGTGCGCGGTGAGGGCCTCGGTGTCCACCAGGGAGCCGCGGGCGGTGTTGACCACGAGGGTGCCCGGCCGCATCAGCTCCAACCGGTGCGCGTCGATCAGGTGCCGGGTCTCGGCGGTGGCGGGGGCGTGCACGCTCACCACGTCCGAGGTGGCGACGAGCGTGTCGAGGTCGACCTGCCGGGCGCCCAGGGCCTGGATGTCGGCTTCGGCGGTGTAGGGGTCGTAGAACAGGACCTCCACGTCGAGCGTGCGCAGCAGTTCGGCCACCCGGCGGCCGGTCCGGGAGGCGCCCACCAGGCCGACGGTCAGGCCGTGCGCGCCCATCCAGGCCGGCCGCGCCAGGTCGGCGGCGGTGCGCTGGGTGCGGCGCCGGCCGTAGAGGCGGGCCAGCGGCAGCGCGCGCTTGGCGCCCAGCACGATCGCGGCGAGGGTGAACTCCGCGACCGGCACGGCGTTCGCCTCCGCCGCCGAGGACACGGCGATGCCGCGCTCGAAGACACCGGGGGACAGGAACGTCTTCACCGTCCCCGCCGCGTGCAGCACCGCCCGCAGCCGGGGCGCCCGGCCGAGCACGGCCGCGTCCAGGGGCGGGCAGCCCCAGCCGGTGACCAGCACCTCCGCGGTGCGCAGGGCGTCCACTGCGTCGGGGGAGTCGAAGTCCTCCAGCACCCCGGCCGGCCACACCTCGGCCGTCTGCTCCATCCGGGCCCGGACCTGGGGCGGGAAGACCTCCTCGACGAGCGAGGCGTCCATCGCGACCGCCGTGCGGGGCCGCCGCGCGGGCGCCGCGACGGCGCCTTCGTCCGGGGCGGGCGCCTCGTCGGTGATGTGCACCGTACCTCCGTGATGGTAAGCGCGTACTGTCTGATGCCGGGAGGCTAGGAGCTTCGTGATGCCGCGTCAACTGCCCGATGCGTTGTCGAAGTTCCTTACGGTTGCGGCAAACTGGCGCTGACCTGGGGGGAGTCCGTTCCACGGGGCCCCCGATGTCCGGATGGGAAACATGGACGTTGCTTGCGATGTATTGACGTTGAAGGTAAGCGATTACTAGCCTGCCGCGGCAGAAGACGTCCTTTCCCGGGGATCGCTCCCACGGCGGACGCCTCCCGGCGCCCGCCGTTGCCCACGGACGCCTGCCGACACCCGTAGCCGCACCCGTTGCCACACCCGTAGACAACCGTCGATGCCCGCTGACCCCCGCTGACCCCAGCTGACACCTGCCGAACAGGACCGCCCATGGCTGAATCCGCTTCCGCGCCGGCCCCACCGGCGGCCCGTGCCGAGCACGGCCCGCCGTCCCGCCCCCTGCCGGCGGTGCACCGCCTCACGCTGCGGCAGCGGCTCCGACGGGACAAGGTGATGCTGCTGCTCACCCTGCCCGGCCTGCTGTACTTCGTCGTCTTCCACTACGTGCCGCTGCTCGGCTACGTGGTGGCCTTCCAGGACTACCAGCCCTACCTCGGCTACACCCACAGCGCCTGGGTCGGCCTGCACAACTTCAGCGCGGCCTTCGCGCAGCCGGCCTTCTGGTCGGCGACCCGCAACACGGTCGAGATCGCCCTCGTCCAGATGGTGTTCTACTTCCCCGTGCCCATCGCGCTGGCGCTGCTGCTGCACAGCGTCACCGGCGACCGGGTCCGGCGGTTCGTGCAGAGCGTCGTCTACCTGCCGCACTTCATCGGCTGGGTCATCATCGTCTCGATCTTCCAGCAGGTGCTGGGCGGCGCGGGGCTGGTGCCCAAGGCGCTGGCCGGGATGGGGCTGCCGCGCTACGACATGACCACCGACCCGCACGCCTTCCCGTGGCTGCTGACCCTGGAGCTCATCTGGAAGGACTCCGGGTGGGGCACGATCATCGTCCTCGCCGCCCTGCTGTCCATCGACCGCCAGCTCTTCGAGTCCGCCGCGATGGACGGGGCCGGCCGCTGGCGGCGGCTGTGGCACGTGACGCTGCCGGGGATCTCCCCGGTGATCGTGCTGCTGCTCATCCTCAACCTCGGCAACTTCCTGTCCGTCGGCTTCGAACAGGTGCTGCTCCAGCGCGACGCGGTCGGGCCGGACGCGGGCGAGGTGCTCGACACGTACGTCTACTTCCACGGCATCCGCGACAACGACTGGGGCGCGGCGGCCGCCGTCGGACTGGTGAAGGCCGCCGTCGGCACGGCCCTGGTCCTCGGCGCCAACAAGTTCGCCCACCGGCTGGGCCATGAGGGGGTGTACCGCGGTGCTGACCGCTGAGCACACGACACACGACGGCACGGCGGCGGTGCGGGGACGCGGGCGGGTGCTGCCGCGGCGGACCCGGCCGGCTCGCTCCCGGGACACCCGGCCGCCCTGGATGGAGCGGCCGACCCGGTTCGGCCAGGGGGCGAAGGCCCTGGTGCTGGTCCTGGTGGTAGCCGCCGTGGCCTACCCGCTGCTGGGCGTGATCGGCACCAGCCTCGCCTCGCAGACCGACATCATCCACGCCGACGGCCTCGTCCTGTGGCCGCACCACCCGACGCTGGAGGCGTACCGGACGGTC from Actinacidiphila yeochonensis CN732 encodes the following:
- a CDS encoding ABC transporter permease; the protein is MAESASAPAPPAARAEHGPPSRPLPAVHRLTLRQRLRRDKVMLLLTLPGLLYFVVFHYVPLLGYVVAFQDYQPYLGYTHSAWVGLHNFSAAFAQPAFWSATRNTVEIALVQMVFYFPVPIALALLLHSVTGDRVRRFVQSVVYLPHFIGWVIIVSIFQQVLGGAGLVPKALAGMGLPRYDMTTDPHAFPWLLTLELIWKDSGWGTIIVLAALLSIDRQLFESAAMDGAGRWRRLWHVTLPGISPVIVLLLILNLGNFLSVGFEQVLLQRDAVGPDAGEVLDTYVYFHGIRDNDWGAAAAVGLVKAAVGTALVLGANKFAHRLGHEGVYRGADR
- a CDS encoding LacI family DNA-binding transcriptional regulator, with translation MARQTTPRRNTTPGASGTPSPPGTPNTPGAPAVPRRATVADVARVAEVSTATVSRVMNGNYPVAAATRRRVEDAVRSLGYVVNAQARALAGVSTRTVGIVVGDLVDPFYAYIARGMEREATEGGRLCLVCSAQGDPRRELAFVELLHERRAEAVVVVGGSVPDRDYNAELARRAYDLASDGSRLVLCGRPGLGADVPTASVEYDNEGGAFAITDHLITQGHRRILYLGGPPRLSTTRDRLAGHRRALELRGVPHDPRLEQTGAFARAFGYRRMAELLGTDLDFTAVFAANDIVAAGAAQALEEAGVRVPRDISLVGYDDVPVAHEMRPRLTTVHVPLEEMGRAAVRIAVGQDDKDDWRETVGRAVRLGTHIVVRDSVAPPRRAAGRS
- a CDS encoding hydroxyacid dehydrogenase encodes the protein MDASLVEEVFPPQVRARMEQTAEVWPAGVLEDFDSPDAVDALRTAEVLVTGWGCPPLDAAVLGRAPRLRAVLHAAGTVKTFLSPGVFERGIAVSSAAEANAVPVAEFTLAAIVLGAKRALPLARLYGRRRTQRTAADLARPAWMGAHGLTVGLVGASRTGRRVAELLRTLDVEVLFYDPYTAEADIQALGARQVDLDTLVATSDVVSVHAPATAETRHLIDAHRLELMRPGTLVVNTARGSLVDTEALTAHLVSGRLDAVLDVTDPEPLPPDHPLWDLPNVWLTPHLAGALGNESARLGALVVDELERFAAGEPLRHPVLWPDWDRTA